The Aeoliella mucimassa genome includes the window GTTCTGGCAGCAGCGACTGCCGAACGTCGAAATCGTGGTGGTCTACGGCTCGACCGAAGCTGAGCCGGTCGCCCATATCCCTGCTGCCGAACGCTTAGAAATCGCGAGCAACCCAGTCGCCAGCCATGATGGATATTGCGTCGGCAAGCCGACCGATTTGTTGCAGTCGAAAGTCATTCGAATTGTCGACTCGCCGGTCCAACTCAACGAAAACGACTGGAGCGACTGGCAAGTACCTGCTGGAGAGGTGGGCGAGCTGGTGGTAACCGGCGAGCACGTAGGCCGCGACTATTTTCGCAACCCCCAGGCGGTCGCGGCGAACAAAATCGTCGATCGCCATGGAACCATTTGGCATCGGATGGGCGACACCGGTTACTTCGATCACCTGGGGCGTTTCTGGTTGGTCGGTCGGGTGCATTCCACGATTCGCCGCGACGGGGTGTTGGTGCATCCCCAAGTGGTCGAGCAAATTGCTGCAGGCGATCCCGTGGAACAGGTGGCCGCCTTGGGAATCGAAGATGCGGTGCATGACGAGCGGCTGGTAGTGGTTGCGAGCATTTCGCGGGCTACCGACGCTGCTGCCCGCACAATTGCCGATCGGCTTGCCAAGCGGGGTGTTGAGTGGGACGAGATCGCCTTGACCGAAGGGCGTTTGCCCGTCGATCCGCGACATAACTCAAAAATCGACTATGCCCGACTGCGCACGGAGCTAGAGTCGAGCAGGGCCAGCCGCGACTTTGTCCGGTGGAAGCCGAAAGACTTGCGAAATACGTAGCTAGACTCAAGGGGGAATGATCACGTGTCGGATCGCGAACTTACCGCGGAAACTCCCTTTTGGCGGCGATTGCTCGCCTACGCCGACGAGCGATTTCCGCTTGTTGGGCATGGGGTGCTGATCGTCAGCTACTATTCCTCGAACTCGCTGCTCGCTCAGGTGCTCACCAGTCGCGACGAATCGCTGCACTACAACCGCAGTTCGTTGATGGGAGCGATCGTGCTGTTCTGCTTTTTCTTCCATTTACGAGTGTTCGACGAGCACAAGGACTATGCCGACGATTGCCAGTATCATCCCGAACGGGTGCTGCAGCGGGGGCTGGTGACTCTTCGCCAACTCACGTTGCTCGGTATCGCTGCGATTGGCATCGAACTCGTGCTGGCCGGGCTATGGCAACCGCTCGGCAAGCCAGCCGCGCTGGTGGCAGTGAGCGTGGCGCTCGGCTATTCGCTGTTGATGCTGAAGGAGTTCTTCTGCAGCCGCTGGCTCGGCGAACGATTCATCTGGTACGCGGTGTCGCACATGCTGATCATGCCGCTACTGGCGATGATTCCCTTCAGCTTTTCGACGGGAGAGTACCTGTGGAACGCGCCGCCATGGTTTTGGTGGTACGCGTTCGTGGGATTCTTTGTGACGTTCAACTGGGAGATCTCGCGAAAGATCCGCGCCCCCGAGGCCGAGATCGAGGGAGTCGATACCTACAGCAGCCTGTTTGGTCCCCGCGTGGCCGCAACCACGGTGCTGGTGATTCGCGTAATCGACACCGGCATGGTGGCCGCGGTGGGATATCATTTGCAACTTAGTATGTGGTTCTACCTGGCGTTGATCGTCATGTTTCTTGCCACACTCACCAGCTACGTGGCCTTCATTCGCCAGATGACCGCCAAGGCGGCCAAGCACCTCGAGCGAGTCGCCGGGCTGTACA containing:
- a CDS encoding UbiA family prenyltransferase, with the protein product MSDRELTAETPFWRRLLAYADERFPLVGHGVLIVSYYSSNSLLAQVLTSRDESLHYNRSSLMGAIVLFCFFFHLRVFDEHKDYADDCQYHPERVLQRGLVTLRQLTLLGIAAIGIELVLAGLWQPLGKPAALVAVSVALGYSLLMLKEFFCSRWLGERFIWYAVSHMLIMPLLAMIPFSFSTGEYLWNAPPWFWWYAFVGFFVTFNWEISRKIRAPEAEIEGVDTYSSLFGPRVAATTVLVIRVIDTGMVAAVGYHLQLSMWFYLALIVMFLATLTSYVAFIRQMTAKAAKHLERVAGLYIIAFDLALAIELIRKFGVTFTW